A section of the Amycolatopsis sp. AA4 genome encodes:
- a CDS encoding MarR family winged helix-turn-helix transcriptional regulator: MPGEDRDGDALDAIHRAMILFSRGSRVRSNELYEGLGFVQYTMLSSIDLADCAHAADLAQEYGLDPSTVSRQLAELENAGLVVRGPDPRHSRRQRLELTETGHRALAVTRAAQRKRLEDRLRDWPRRDVAEFGRLLSRFVES, from the coding sequence ATGCCGGGAGAAGACCGCGACGGCGATGCCCTGGACGCTATCCACCGCGCGATGATCCTGTTTTCCCGCGGCTCGCGGGTGCGTTCGAACGAGCTGTACGAGGGGCTCGGGTTCGTGCAGTACACGATGCTGTCCTCGATCGACCTCGCCGACTGCGCGCACGCGGCGGATCTCGCCCAGGAGTACGGGCTCGACCCCTCGACGGTGAGCAGGCAGCTGGCGGAACTGGAGAACGCGGGGCTGGTGGTGCGCGGCCCGGATCCGCGGCATTCGCGTCGGCAGCGGCTGGAGTTGACCGAGACTGGGCACCGCGCGCTGGCGGTCACGCGTGCGGCGCAGCGGAAACGGCTCGAGGACCGGTTGCGGGACTGGCCGCGGCGGGACGTGGCGGAGTTCGGGAGGTTGCTGTCCCGGTTCGTCGAGTCGTAG
- a CDS encoding alpha/beta hydrolase, with protein sequence MVAWADVTRWNPGPLQEAVGALNAAYNKVVACSDDLRDINTPNGWHGAAATAAAKNVNDIIDGLEEYAAEVASVRRAAADVSDAITGVQNGVKEADGLAKANNFSIGGDGSVVDNGPPPDTPEDQKDAVAEERQRISTEIRDRVEEVIRQAEDIDNDFCAVLDRVLSGHTIDATGNNNETTSLAAAGNSGAAMGALSVLAPPPVDASPSMNAAWWAALSPNQREAMIRDHPDMVGNRDGVKAADRSKANLKLMDQERQRFTADLDRLKREDGDSDEIARIEERLKAITAIDGMMHNPDGTLNASRQLMSLDLTGDHPKAAIANGDVDTAQHVAVFTPGMNSTVDGNMNGYVNDMQGVRRSAEDMLRRAGDMSSVATVTWLGYEPSSFDDPSSLVGLVTADNVDFGGDKLARFDQGINASRPTDPHMTALGHSQGSIVTGISLTHAGTGVDDAVVFGSPGVANHFGIDNTAHDLKVPDGHAYNIKADGDDIAKWAPETWRYGAAPYAMEGMNQLSADAAMGPDGPLAASHGHSQYTMTTPDGVDSTSKHNIAAIVADKPQLTVPAQ encoded by the coding sequence ATGGTCGCTTGGGCAGACGTCACCCGCTGGAACCCCGGGCCGTTACAAGAAGCGGTCGGCGCGCTCAACGCCGCCTACAACAAGGTCGTGGCCTGTTCCGACGACCTGCGCGACATCAACACGCCCAACGGCTGGCACGGTGCTGCCGCCACCGCAGCGGCGAAGAACGTCAACGACATCATTGACGGCCTGGAGGAATACGCCGCCGAGGTCGCGTCCGTCCGGCGCGCCGCCGCAGATGTCAGCGACGCCATCACCGGGGTACAGAACGGCGTCAAGGAAGCGGACGGCCTCGCGAAGGCGAACAATTTCAGCATCGGCGGCGATGGCTCGGTCGTCGACAACGGCCCGCCCCCGGACACCCCGGAAGACCAGAAGGACGCCGTCGCCGAGGAACGGCAGCGGATTTCGACGGAGATCCGGGACCGGGTGGAAGAGGTCATCCGGCAGGCCGAGGACATCGACAACGACTTCTGCGCCGTGCTCGACCGCGTCCTGTCGGGGCACACCATCGACGCCACCGGCAACAACAACGAGACCACCAGCCTTGCTGCCGCAGGCAACTCCGGCGCGGCGATGGGCGCGCTCTCGGTCCTCGCTCCGCCCCCGGTCGACGCTTCCCCCTCGATGAACGCCGCCTGGTGGGCAGCGCTCTCGCCTAACCAGCGCGAGGCGATGATCAGGGATCACCCGGACATGGTCGGCAACCGCGACGGCGTGAAAGCCGCCGACCGCAGCAAAGCCAACCTCAAACTCATGGACCAGGAACGGCAGCGTTTCACCGCCGACCTCGACCGCCTCAAACGAGAAGACGGCGACTCCGACGAAATCGCCCGCATCGAAGAACGACTGAAAGCCATCACCGCTATCGACGGCATGATGCACAACCCAGACGGCACGCTTAACGCCAGTCGGCAGCTCATGTCGCTTGACCTGACCGGCGACCACCCGAAGGCAGCCATCGCCAACGGCGACGTCGACACCGCACAGCACGTGGCGGTATTCACCCCCGGCATGAACTCGACAGTCGACGGCAACATGAACGGGTACGTCAACGACATGCAGGGTGTCCGCAGGAGCGCAGAGGACATGCTCCGCCGAGCAGGTGACATGTCGAGCGTCGCCACAGTCACGTGGCTCGGCTACGAACCATCGTCCTTCGACGACCCATCCTCGCTTGTCGGACTGGTGACGGCCGACAACGTCGATTTCGGCGGAGACAAACTTGCACGGTTTGATCAAGGCATTAACGCCTCACGGCCCACCGACCCTCACATGACCGCCCTCGGCCACTCCCAAGGGTCGATCGTGACTGGGATCAGCCTCACTCATGCCGGTACCGGAGTGGACGACGCGGTGGTCTTCGGCTCGCCCGGCGTCGCCAATCACTTCGGCATCGACAACACGGCACATGATCTAAAGGTGCCCGACGGGCATGCTTACAACATCAAAGCGGACGGTGACGACATCGCAAAGTGGGCACCAGAGACCTGGCGTTACGGGGCTGCGCCCTACGCGATGGAGGGCATGAACCAGCTCTCTGCCGACGCCGCCATGGGACCCGATGGCCCCCTCGCCGCGTCCCACGGGCACAGCCAGTACACGATGACCACGCCGGACGGCGTGGACAGCACCAGCAAGCACAACATCGCCGCAATCGTGGCCGACAAGCCGCAGTTGACGGTCCCCGCCCAGTAG
- a CDS encoding LppA family lipoprotein translates to MSKQQQHAQLATRPTLDEAAARYEQLLATLRARMTADFKVEQWTEEPGTAEYSGCAPQFAELTEKEAAKKFLSRWYSPTSLLARWEQAKQVAREVAGGYGFTTVTLDTNQAGDAELTLTDKFGAQISVGSGKNTVISLITGCHLMKK, encoded by the coding sequence ATGTCTAAGCAGCAACAGCACGCGCAACTGGCGACCCGTCCGACCCTGGATGAAGCTGCCGCCCGCTACGAACAGCTTCTCGCCACGCTCCGGGCACGCATGACCGCTGATTTCAAGGTCGAACAATGGACCGAAGAGCCAGGAACCGCCGAATACAGCGGATGCGCTCCACAATTTGCGGAATTGACCGAGAAAGAGGCTGCCAAGAAGTTCCTGTCCCGGTGGTATTCACCGACATCTCTACTGGCTCGCTGGGAGCAGGCAAAGCAGGTAGCGCGCGAAGTAGCGGGCGGCTACGGGTTCACGACGGTCACCCTCGACACGAACCAGGCTGGCGACGCCGAACTCACCCTTACAGACAAGTTTGGCGCGCAGATCTCCGTCGGCTCCGGCAAGAACACCGTAATTTCCTTAATTACGGGATGCCACCTCATGAAAAAGTAG
- a CDS encoding LysR family transcriptional regulator, translating to MTSSGGCLECTRRSRVVADELHFKRAADRLRITPPPLSKQIKQLERELGGPLFERHYHEVRLTPLGQALLGPARAILRQVDGLKEIAAGVLEDGTPIRVGATAYAPSDLLEDLETAVGGLASPATFEVAGSAAEVTAKLVSGHLELGLIHLAVEDPRLRARTVAEYQGAIAVRADDPLACRDLVHIEELRDREVVIDFARPNPVILAALTRLLAKRGVRNIVRAVSGRGGELEMAAQVFNRRLVALVSYAPASFIGRMFSPPEFKLVRIDEDGWEPSRLALAWAADRAAGPPRPADLAEDLSAKLGPIRRG from the coding sequence TTGACCAGTTCAGGGGGCTGTTTAGAGTGCACTAGGAGATCCAGGGTTGTCGCCGACGAACTGCACTTCAAGCGCGCGGCGGACCGGCTGCGGATCACCCCTCCGCCGCTCAGCAAGCAGATCAAGCAGCTCGAACGCGAACTCGGCGGGCCGCTGTTCGAACGGCACTACCACGAGGTCCGGCTCACGCCGCTCGGCCAGGCGCTGCTCGGTCCGGCGCGGGCGATCCTGCGCCAGGTCGACGGTCTGAAGGAGATCGCGGCCGGAGTCCTCGAAGACGGCACGCCGATCCGGGTCGGGGCCACCGCGTACGCGCCGTCGGATCTGCTCGAAGACCTGGAAACCGCGGTCGGCGGGCTGGCCTCCCCGGCGACGTTCGAGGTGGCCGGGTCGGCGGCCGAGGTCACCGCGAAACTCGTGTCCGGGCATCTGGAACTCGGGCTGATCCACCTCGCCGTCGAGGATCCGCGGCTGCGCGCCCGGACCGTCGCCGAGTACCAGGGCGCGATCGCGGTCCGCGCGGACGATCCGCTCGCCTGCCGCGACCTCGTGCACATCGAGGAACTGCGCGACCGCGAGGTGGTCATCGACTTCGCCCGGCCGAACCCGGTCATCCTCGCCGCGCTGACCCGGCTGCTCGCGAAACGCGGCGTCCGGAACATCGTGCGCGCGGTCAGCGGGCGCGGCGGCGAACTCGAAATGGCCGCGCAGGTGTTCAACCGGCGCCTGGTCGCGCTCGTGTCCTACGCGCCGGCGTCGTTCATCGGCCGGATGTTCTCGCCGCCGGAGTTCAAGCTGGTCCGCATCGACGAGGACGGCTGGGAACCGAGCCGCCTCGCGCTGGCCTGGGCCGCCGACCGCGCCGCCGGGCCGCCCCGTCCGGCCGACCTCGCGGAAGACCTTTCCGCGAAACTGGGCCCGATCCGCCGAGGCTGA
- a CDS encoding CaiB/BaiF CoA-transferase family protein, which produces MDSALPLDGITVVSIEQAVAAPLATRTLADLGARVIKVERADGGDFAREYDHVVHGTGAHFVWLNRGKESLAVDLKTEEGRDVVRRLVARADVFVQNLAPGAAARLGFSAAELRAEHPELVAVDLSGYGTGGPREQRKAYDMLVQAEAGLIGITGTPDTPVKTGIPTSDIASGMYCAQAVLAALLRRWRTGQGATVEVTMLEATVEWMGYAMYSQMYSGRQPARMGLSHASIAPYDAYPTKDGQMLIGVQNDSGWRTLVTSVLEAPHLADDPRFTTNVLRVEHRAECDAAVAAETVRWSTVELDDRLAKAGIPAAQVKQVADVVADPQLRARDRWRKIGTEHATVDALLPPVTFADVEARMGDVPAFGAHTRALLEEAGADADDLLRRGIAAEPR; this is translated from the coding sequence ATGGACTCCGCGCTCCCGCTGGACGGAATCACCGTCGTCTCGATCGAACAGGCGGTCGCCGCCCCGCTCGCCACCCGCACGCTGGCCGACCTCGGCGCTCGCGTCATCAAGGTGGAACGAGCGGACGGCGGCGACTTCGCCCGCGAATACGACCACGTCGTGCACGGCACCGGCGCCCATTTCGTCTGGCTCAACCGAGGCAAGGAGTCACTGGCCGTAGACCTCAAAACCGAGGAAGGCCGCGACGTCGTCCGGCGGCTCGTCGCCCGCGCGGATGTCTTCGTCCAGAACCTGGCCCCCGGTGCGGCCGCTCGCCTGGGGTTCAGCGCGGCCGAGCTGCGGGCCGAGCACCCGGAGCTGGTGGCGGTCGACCTCTCCGGCTACGGCACCGGCGGTCCGCGGGAACAGCGCAAGGCCTACGACATGCTGGTCCAGGCCGAAGCGGGCCTGATCGGCATCACCGGCACGCCGGACACGCCGGTCAAGACCGGCATCCCGACCTCCGACATCGCCTCCGGAATGTACTGCGCCCAAGCAGTGCTGGCCGCCCTCCTGCGCCGGTGGCGGACGGGGCAGGGCGCGACGGTTGAGGTCACGATGCTGGAGGCGACCGTCGAATGGATGGGCTACGCGATGTACAGCCAGATGTACTCCGGACGCCAGCCCGCGCGGATGGGGTTGAGCCACGCCTCGATCGCCCCCTACGACGCGTACCCGACGAAAGACGGGCAGATGCTGATCGGGGTCCAGAACGACAGCGGCTGGCGGACCCTGGTCACCTCGGTGCTCGAAGCCCCGCACCTGGCCGACGACCCGCGGTTCACCACGAATGTCCTGCGCGTGGAACACCGCGCGGAATGCGACGCCGCGGTCGCCGCCGAGACCGTCCGATGGTCCACAGTGGAATTGGACGACCGGCTCGCGAAAGCGGGAATCCCTGCGGCACAAGTGAAACAGGTCGCCGATGTGGTAGCCGACCCGCAGCTGCGCGCCCGGGACCGCTGGCGCAAGATCGGCACCGAACACGCGACGGTCGACGCGCTGCTGCCGCCGGTGACGTTCGCGGACGTCGAGGCGCGGATGGGCGACGTCCCGGCCTTCGGGGCGCATACCCGTGCGCTGCTTGAAGAAGCCGGGGCGGACGCGGACGACCTGCTGCGCCGGGGGATCGCCGCCGAGCCGCGTTGA